In one window of Kosmotoga pacifica DNA:
- a CDS encoding vWA domain-containing protein encodes MKRILLVFLLLLTIEVIFADEMNTFGFDITDYPSIKAVVRRSGARISMLEVNGLKRNFEVSPINLGTKVVISFLVQEGTDISKVISVDALKAFSDAFSIRPLFNLWSFGEEIKLEVPECNLDFFERNLSQKTSVNTPGLQRLTDAIGFVGASLKEKGDVRFLIVLSDGRDYGSKLDYWETAGILIESGVIPLFLGNWVDNTAPIKILQNIKYGGFYTVQQQDLAEMVDELLTEISTASLMKFQGLGDFKESDIAIEFDSGEKEAFQITVPPWNVRWFLSRSPINDGGVEISFDVAGELVSRQTLLNLKKIGPKKELVFSQNIEYSPGKVFFDSDRLDAGSWLYVVSSHNNYRLVSGITIFSQPPAPKLSMDIPPLTNKRNYYLDFEYQGGILLDSITVGNRTIKMNSPHLKIPIELKKGYNKIDIQYNDIFGRTFHPAPYSIFLDDSPPLLSLADVPQYTSSEEITLKGRVSDNVGLQSLKFGDDIFYLDGKEDYNFSLPATLSSGENVLKIRAEDLAGNVTLNELVITGDFTPPEIHQIHYQQITRNDEVLLYVDMEDNTGIASLKIDGKGYDPSTNVFPAYLKKEGRNEIRVEVVDVAGNLTTKTIDIIRDISPPEIILPDKLIVKAKKVDSSFEVRDDNGVAEVTLNGKLLTESEGKYVFSITLEPGAVKIVKVEAVDRAGNVAEKEIEVIYDIKPAEVQVRPGLSITRKVLFRDDFGLRRLYINGQILEFSGEKEALVDVPLPISQRKILVKVEDIGGNVYETLISAYPWYLSPILLLLLLCIFFFWLGVRVGVRYIVARHQKQHRVKL; translated from the coding sequence ATGAAGAGAATCCTTTTAGTTTTTCTGCTTTTGTTGACCATTGAGGTTATCTTTGCAGATGAAATGAATACATTTGGATTCGATATAACGGACTATCCGTCGATAAAAGCTGTGGTACGGCGTAGCGGTGCCAGGATATCTATGCTTGAAGTGAATGGTTTGAAAAGAAATTTTGAAGTATCACCTATAAATCTTGGCACAAAGGTTGTAATTTCTTTCCTTGTACAGGAGGGTACAGATATATCTAAGGTGATTTCTGTTGATGCTTTGAAGGCTTTTAGCGACGCTTTTTCTATCCGTCCCCTTTTCAATCTCTGGTCTTTCGGCGAGGAGATAAAATTGGAAGTTCCGGAATGTAACCTGGATTTTTTTGAGAGGAACCTTTCACAAAAAACCTCGGTCAATACCCCGGGTTTACAACGTTTAACTGATGCTATTGGTTTTGTAGGGGCCAGTTTGAAAGAGAAAGGCGATGTGAGGTTTTTGATTGTGTTGAGTGATGGCAGGGATTATGGCAGTAAGTTGGATTACTGGGAAACTGCCGGAATTCTCATTGAAAGTGGCGTGATCCCTCTGTTTTTAGGAAATTGGGTGGATAACACAGCTCCTATAAAAATATTGCAGAATATCAAATATGGCGGATTCTACACTGTTCAACAACAGGATCTAGCGGAAATGGTAGATGAACTATTGACAGAGATCTCAACGGCTAGCCTCATGAAGTTCCAGGGGTTGGGAGATTTCAAAGAGAGCGATATAGCGATAGAATTTGATAGTGGCGAGAAAGAGGCGTTTCAGATCACTGTCCCGCCATGGAATGTGAGATGGTTCTTAAGTCGAAGTCCCATTAACGATGGAGGAGTGGAAATTTCCTTTGATGTAGCTGGCGAACTCGTCAGCAGACAAACATTATTGAACCTAAAAAAAATTGGTCCGAAGAAAGAGTTGGTCTTTTCACAAAACATCGAATATTCACCGGGAAAAGTCTTTTTTGACTCTGACCGACTCGATGCTGGAAGCTGGCTTTATGTGGTCTCCTCGCATAACAATTACAGACTTGTTTCTGGGATAACTATTTTTTCTCAGCCACCAGCTCCTAAACTTTCTATGGATATTCCTCCGTTGACGAACAAACGAAATTATTACCTCGATTTTGAATACCAGGGAGGTATACTTCTCGACTCTATAACTGTTGGTAATAGAACCATTAAGATGAACTCACCGCATTTGAAGATACCCATTGAACTCAAGAAAGGGTACAACAAGATTGATATCCAATACAACGATATTTTCGGACGCACTTTTCACCCTGCACCGTACTCAATCTTCCTTGACGATTCTCCGCCTCTGTTATCTCTAGCAGATGTACCACAGTACACATCTTCGGAGGAGATCACATTGAAGGGTAGAGTTTCGGATAACGTGGGTTTGCAAAGCCTTAAATTTGGTGATGATATCTTTTACCTTGATGGAAAGGAAGATTACAATTTCAGTTTACCTGCGACTCTTTCGAGTGGAGAGAATGTTTTGAAGATCAGAGCTGAGGATCTGGCTGGAAACGTTACGTTGAACGAACTGGTTATAACAGGGGATTTCACACCTCCCGAAATCCACCAAATCCATTATCAACAAATAACACGCAATGATGAAGTTCTGCTTTATGTCGATATGGAAGATAACACCGGAATAGCTAGCCTGAAGATCGATGGCAAAGGCTATGACCCATCGACAAATGTCTTTCCAGCTTATTTAAAAAAAGAAGGCAGGAACGAGATAAGGGTAGAAGTAGTAGATGTCGCTGGAAACCTTACCACGAAAACGATCGATATTATTCGAGACATATCCCCCCCAGAGATTATCCTTCCCGATAAACTCATAGTCAAGGCTAAAAAAGTGGATTCCAGTTTCGAGGTTCGTGACGATAACGGTGTGGCAGAGGTTACTTTGAATGGGAAGTTATTGACCGAAAGTGAAGGTAAATATGTTTTTTCCATCACTCTGGAACCCGGTGCAGTAAAAATAGTTAAAGTAGAGGCCGTTGATAGAGCCGGCAATGTGGCGGAAAAAGAGATCGAAGTGATCTATGACATAAAGCCTGCTGAAGTACAGGTTAGGCCAGGGCTTTCCATAACCAGAAAAGTACTTTTTAGGGATGATTTTGGTTTAAGAAGACTTTATATCAATGGACAAATACTGGAGTTCTCCGGTGAGAAAGAGGCTCTTGTTGATGTACCGCTCCCAATAAGCCAGAGAAAAATTCTTGTGAAAGTGGAGGATATAGGTGGTAATGTGTACGAGACATTGATTTCCGCATATCCCTGGTATCTTTCTCCCATTCTTCTTCTTTTGCTCCTCTGTATTTTCTTCTTCTGGTTAGGGGTAAGAGTCGGTGTGCGGTACATTGTGGCGAGACATCAGAAACAGCATAGAGTCAAACTATGA
- a CDS encoding site-2 protease family protein, producing the protein MIQVLRNFLALTPAIIIAIYLHELAHAKLFKMLTKTKNDFSLIGRVDPFGLLMYYIFQFGWSRPYPINYWKLKKSGIFKAIFVIISGPFMNFVVGVLAALLFKYTGVYRYSTQLDFSEYERSFLLSYISDILYWTMIVNLKTFLFNLLPFPPLDGSRIIEIVTPDDQVDWLAKYEIYGLLSLVVLSILGIIQLIMWPVSKLVEFITGLIV; encoded by the coding sequence ATGATTCAGGTACTCAGGAATTTTCTGGCTTTGACCCCAGCGATCATTATAGCTATATATCTTCATGAGTTAGCTCATGCAAAACTTTTCAAGATGTTGACGAAAACAAAGAATGATTTTTCACTCATAGGACGGGTGGACCCTTTTGGGCTTCTTATGTATTACATATTTCAATTCGGCTGGTCCAGACCGTATCCAATTAACTATTGGAAATTGAAGAAAAGTGGGATATTCAAAGCAATCTTCGTTATTATAAGTGGTCCATTTATGAACTTCGTCGTCGGGGTACTAGCAGCATTGCTCTTTAAATACACGGGAGTCTATCGATATTCCACACAGCTGGATTTCTCTGAATACGAAAGGAGTTTTCTGCTCTCTTACATCTCTGACATCCTATACTGGACTATGATTGTAAATCTCAAAACTTTTCTTTTCAACCTGCTACCTTTTCCACCTTTAGATGGCTCAAGGATTATAGAAATTGTTACACCAGATGATCAAGTAGACTGGTTGGCGAAGTACGAGATTTATGGTCTCCTCTCTCTCGTTGTACTGTCCATTCTTGGAATAATTCAGTTGATCATGTGGCCAGTAAGCAAGCTGGTTGAGTTCATAACAGGACTCATAGTTTGA
- the rsmI gene encoding 16S rRNA (cytidine(1402)-2'-O)-methyltransferase has product MNGTLKGKLWVVSTPIGNLEDITFRAVRVLKEVSVILAEDTRRTRNLLKSLEIEGKRLISFNTQNQDRRVPLALSILEEGKDIALVSDAGTPVVSDPGSKLISKCQEQRIEVDLVPGPSAVTSAVALSGFPGSHFVFFGFLPRGKNRRRLFRKIADGLYDSALVVFFESPQRLKDSLQDWLEIVGDRECFIARELTKLHQELRRGKVSEVLDSLPEQIRGEITVVISGW; this is encoded by the coding sequence ATGAATGGAACTTTGAAAGGAAAACTCTGGGTCGTTTCAACTCCAATAGGTAACCTCGAAGATATAACCTTCAGAGCTGTTAGGGTTCTTAAGGAAGTTTCTGTCATTCTGGCTGAAGACACACGAAGAACGAGGAATCTGCTGAAAAGCCTGGAGATCGAAGGAAAGAGATTGATTTCGTTCAACACTCAGAACCAGGATCGCAGGGTACCCCTAGCTCTTTCCATTCTTGAGGAAGGAAAGGATATAGCCCTGGTGAGCGATGCCGGAACACCGGTCGTTTCTGATCCCGGAAGCAAGCTGATATCGAAATGCCAGGAGCAGAGAATCGAAGTCGATCTGGTTCCCGGACCGAGTGCCGTTACTTCTGCTGTCGCTCTCAGTGGTTTTCCTGGTTCGCATTTTGTTTTTTTCGGTTTCTTACCAAGAGGCAAGAATAGGAGACGGCTATTCAGAAAGATCGCTGATGGATTATACGACAGTGCTCTTGTTGTCTTCTTCGAGTCCCCACAACGCCTTAAGGACTCATTGCAAGATTGGTTGGAAATCGTTGGAGACAGGGAATGTTTTATAGCTCGTGAGTTAACAAAACTCCATCAGGAACTCCGCCGGGGAAAGGTAAGCGAAGTCTTAGATAGTTTACCAGAGCAGATTAGGGGAGAAATAACCGTGGTCATTTCGGGGTGGTAG
- a CDS encoding lipoate--protein ligase family protein has product MKVFVDGYRRGALNMAIDTALADWVANQEEEILILRFYRWNPPCLSLGRNQDPSVINTDYLKRMGFDLVRRPTGGMAVLHWKELTYAVVAKNSDKRLPRNVIASYLKISTALKKGLNDLGFPVEINDRRASKISHVCFQVPSVNELVISGRKLIGSAQTRRRGSILQHGSILLKAMPKEYLNCFSGLSDYENTFEKTKQGMIGLEDYSGDRVELQKLVDSLIKAFSLVFEDKAEYVSYKELGNDFLERLDEYERMFDSYEWNFERKTLGRFNSNR; this is encoded by the coding sequence ATGAAGGTGTTCGTTGACGGCTACAGACGTGGGGCTTTGAATATGGCCATTGACACAGCCCTTGCGGATTGGGTAGCAAATCAAGAAGAAGAGATTCTCATATTACGCTTTTATAGATGGAATCCCCCCTGTCTTTCACTCGGGAGAAACCAGGATCCATCCGTCATCAACACCGACTACTTGAAGAGAATGGGTTTTGATCTCGTTAGGCGTCCCACCGGGGGAATGGCAGTGCTTCACTGGAAAGAACTTACGTATGCAGTCGTGGCGAAGAACAGTGATAAGAGGTTACCCCGCAATGTGATAGCTTCTTACCTGAAAATATCCACAGCTCTGAAGAAAGGACTGAATGATCTGGGATTTCCTGTAGAGATAAATGATAGAAGAGCTTCAAAGATTTCACACGTCTGCTTTCAAGTTCCTTCGGTCAACGAACTGGTAATCTCTGGAAGAAAGCTTATCGGTAGCGCTCAGACCCGAAGACGTGGCTCTATTTTACAACACGGTTCAATTCTTTTAAAAGCAATGCCCAAAGAGTATCTAAATTGCTTTTCAGGGCTTTCAGATTATGAAAATACCTTCGAGAAGACAAAACAGGGTATGATAGGATTGGAAGATTATTCCGGTGATAGAGTCGAGTTACAGAAACTTGTGGATAGCCTCATAAAGGCTTTTTCTCTGGTTTTCGAAGATAAAGCAGAATATGTCAGTTATAAAGAGCTTGGAAACGATTTTCTTGAAAGACTCGATGAATATGAAAGGATGTTTGACTCCTATGAATGGAACTTTGAAAGGAAAACTCTGGGTCGTTTCAACTCCAATAGGTAA
- the rsmG gene encoding 16S rRNA (guanine(527)-N(7))-methyltransferase RsmG, producing the protein MNLILTTDKKEKIEKYLRLLISSKHNLTAIKDLSEAYQKHFLDVALPLSNILLEGDFIDIGTGGGVPGVLCAILFPDSRWTLLDSVRKKVQEVERFVNELGLTNVRVLHQRVEEHAKTCKCGYDGAFLRAVTRADICLEYAAPLLRMNGKVYLYKGPSWQNEKSFADIAAELLGLSFEQTIRYQLEDGSNRNLIIYKKIKETPVKYPRRVGLALKRPLGGN; encoded by the coding sequence ATGAACCTCATACTCACCACTGATAAAAAAGAAAAAATCGAAAAATACTTGAGACTGCTCATCTCTTCAAAACACAACTTAACAGCCATTAAGGATTTATCAGAAGCTTATCAGAAGCATTTTCTGGATGTGGCTCTTCCTCTCAGTAATATTCTTTTGGAAGGTGATTTTATCGATATAGGTACCGGTGGAGGGGTACCGGGGGTATTGTGTGCCATCCTTTTTCCTGATAGTCGATGGACACTTCTTGATTCGGTTCGGAAGAAAGTACAAGAAGTAGAGAGATTTGTTAATGAGCTGGGGCTTACCAATGTGAGAGTGCTACACCAGAGGGTTGAGGAACACGCAAAAACTTGCAAATGTGGCTACGATGGAGCTTTTCTTAGAGCGGTTACACGGGCAGATATATGTCTCGAATACGCTGCTCCCTTACTCAGGATGAACGGAAAGGTTTATCTATACAAAGGACCCAGCTGGCAGAATGAGAAAAGTTTTGCCGATATTGCCGCTGAATTGCTGGGGCTCAGTTTTGAACAGACAATAAGGTACCAGCTCGAAGACGGTTCAAATCGAAATCTGATCATCTATAAAAAAATCAAAGAAACTCCAGTGAAATACCCAAGAAGAGTCGGTTTAGCATTAAAAAGACCGTTAGGAGGTAACTGA
- the folE2 gene encoding GTP cyclohydrolase FolE2, whose product MKNEKAFLRDVQNERDERNVPIDMVGIRGLKYPIVVLDRANGRQRTVGTFDLFVDLPRDFRGTHMSRFVEVLDRHNNRITPRNMESILKDMREFLKADVAHINVFFPYFLRKSAPVSGISSYSSFECGFITRLNEGFDFILEVNVPVMTVCPCSKEISDRGAHNQRANAKVRIRMNSLVWIEEIIEIAETSASAPIFSLLKREDEKFITELSYDNPRFVEDLSREIVLRLEKDPRITWYRVEVASQESIHNHEAYACIEKRGI is encoded by the coding sequence ATGAAAAACGAAAAAGCTTTTTTGAGAGACGTTCAGAATGAAAGGGACGAAAGAAATGTACCCATAGACATGGTGGGAATAAGGGGGCTAAAATACCCTATTGTCGTACTGGATAGAGCTAATGGCAGGCAAAGAACCGTTGGGACTTTCGACCTCTTCGTGGATTTACCGAGAGATTTCAGGGGAACCCACATGTCCCGCTTTGTTGAGGTTCTTGATAGGCACAACAACCGAATCACTCCGAGAAATATGGAAAGTATTCTGAAAGACATGCGAGAATTTCTAAAGGCTGATGTTGCACATATAAACGTTTTTTTTCCATATTTCCTCAGAAAAAGCGCACCTGTCAGCGGAATCTCGAGTTATAGCTCTTTTGAATGTGGCTTCATAACACGGTTGAATGAAGGTTTTGATTTCATTCTTGAGGTCAATGTTCCTGTCATGACCGTCTGTCCTTGCTCAAAAGAGATAAGTGACAGGGGTGCTCACAATCAGAGGGCGAACGCCAAGGTAAGGATAAGAATGAATTCTCTAGTGTGGATAGAAGAGATCATAGAAATTGCTGAAACTTCAGCAAGTGCACCGATCTTCAGCCTTCTCAAGAGGGAGGACGAAAAATTCATAACGGAGCTTTCGTATGACAATCCCAGATTCGTCGAAGATCTCTCACGAGAGATCGTGCTACGACTTGAGAAGGACCCAAGAATAACCTGGTACAGGGTCGAGGTAGCCAGTCAAGAGTCCATTCACAATCATGAAGCTTACGCATGTATAGAGAAGAGGGGAATATGA
- the lepB gene encoding signal peptidase I yields the protein MAGASGKESKVVHELKEWGKALAYAVIFGTIIRLFMFETMMVPTESMVPTIDPGDRLFVEKVTYQFKEPDYGDIVVFWAPFVDKSALEMLGPFDKFMDLFSPKEFKGHVKYVKRLVGKPGDTIELRVAPEYKGIEEELLSMPHDSQPHYQLYVNGKVLPEFENRRYSREAIFADKDFYLGLAHPDKVYSIYNEFFRYYQRYLDYASYYDSTLNPLDLRKYIWQDPKTKTVKITIPEGFYFFMGDNTKNSFDSRFFGFVPRENIVGQPMLRIWELSRFGPLKEKE from the coding sequence ATGGCCGGGGCCTCTGGTAAAGAATCGAAAGTTGTCCACGAACTGAAGGAGTGGGGTAAGGCCCTCGCGTATGCTGTGATTTTTGGAACAATAATAAGGCTCTTTATGTTTGAAACCATGATGGTTCCCACGGAATCGATGGTCCCTACCATCGATCCGGGGGACCGTCTTTTCGTTGAAAAAGTGACATACCAGTTCAAAGAGCCGGATTACGGTGACATCGTTGTTTTCTGGGCCCCCTTCGTGGATAAATCTGCTTTAGAAATGCTCGGCCCTTTCGATAAGTTCATGGACCTATTTTCACCAAAAGAGTTTAAAGGGCACGTCAAATATGTGAAAAGACTCGTCGGAAAGCCAGGGGACACCATCGAACTCAGAGTGGCCCCTGAATACAAGGGTATAGAAGAAGAACTTCTTTCGATGCCCCACGACAGTCAACCCCATTATCAGCTCTACGTAAATGGAAAGGTCTTGCCAGAGTTTGAAAACAGAAGGTATTCCAGAGAAGCTATTTTTGCGGATAAAGACTTTTATCTCGGGTTAGCCCATCCGGATAAAGTTTATTCTATTTACAATGAGTTTTTCCGCTATTACCAGCGTTATTTGGATTATGCAAGCTATTACGACAGTACTCTCAACCCACTTGATTTGAGGAAATACATCTGGCAGGATCCAAAAACAAAAACGGTGAAGATCACAATTCCTGAAGGGTTCTATTTCTTCATGGGAGACAATACTAAAAACAGCTTCGACAGCAGATTCTTTGGATTCGTACCCCGTGAAAACATCGTAGGACAACCGATGTTGAGAATCTGGGAACTTTCGCGGTTCGGACCTTTGAAAGAAAAAGAATAA